The Candidatus Limnocylindrales bacterium nucleotide sequence TAGCGTTGCGGATTGCTTGCTGGTCACCACCACGTGCTCACCTCCTTCAAGATCGACAGTGAATCTGCCTTCGTGGCGGTGGAATGTCGCTGGACGGCAATAGCCGAGGTCGACGGCCTGTCCATAAGTCAGTGTGTACGTTCCTTCTTCTGGATGGTCGATCGTTCCACTGTCATCGTACGCAAGCCAAACCGACGGCTTCGCATCGGAGCGGATCGGCGTTCCAGTAAGAACCAGCACGTACTCCGCATTGGCGAACGCGGAATCGGCACTCGTTCCCCATACCGCCGAAACAGCGGCGTGATGATGTTCGTCGCAAATGACGAGAACGCGACTGCTATTGCAGACAGCCTGAAAGGCGTCTTGCAGGTCTTGTATTGCCGCCCAAGTTGCGCAGACATCGAACTCGATCGAGTCGTCCGCACCCGTGACTTTGCCCATGAACCGGTCAGTTACCAGGTGAAAATCCTTGCCCCATTGCCGCACCACCTCGACACGAGGAGCGACTACGATTACGCGATCAATCAAACCTCTGTCGATGAGTTCCTTGGCAATAGCGCACGCAGCAATGGTCTTTCCGGCTCCCGGAGCCGCATTGATGAGGAAGTGCTTGTCCTCCGCCCTCTCGACCAACCACTGAATAGCCTTTGTGAGCGCCTGCGACTGCCATTCACGAAGCTGCATAAGTTTTGCTCCCTTCTTAAGATTGCAACGTGCACAAAGTGCCTGGCCATTTTGCACGATTGTTGGACCGGAGCGGCTGAAAGGCGTGATGTGGTCCGCGTGGAAACTCTGCCGAAGCCGCACTCCGCACTGGCCGCAGCGGCCGCCGGCGATGAGCGCAAGGATTCGACGTTGGCGTGCTGAGAAGAACCGTCTCAACGACTGACCCAATACTCCGTCAGCATTATCTCGCGTATCGGAAGATTTGGTGGGGGCTTTAGTGTTGCATGCCTGTTCACCCGCACCATTGCCGTTGCATAGGGCACGTCGCGCTTCTCAATCTTGATCCTCTGCTTCTTCATCTCGTAGACGAGCTCCGGCAGATTCGAGACGCCAAACAGGATCAGTGCCTCCAGCCGCGTCAGCGGATTCCCGGCAAGTAGATGCTCCCGTGCTGCTGCGTTCAGTCCCTTCGCATGCATCAATGCCATCATCGACCTTCAACAAGTTGCGTTTAGTGGTTGGCGAACCCTGCTCCCACGCAAGCTGGGGGCGCCAATGTGGCCCAAGAAAGGTTTCGATCCGATTCCTCAACGTAGCAGATTCGAGTGGGTCAAGCTCATCGAGGCCAAAATTGCGTCGCGCTTCGAATTCGAGAATGCGCCACCCTCCATCTTGCATAGCTTCATCGATAGGAAGCGCAAGAAAGCCACGGTCCTGCGTGCGTTCGTTAGACCTGTCGAGTTTGTCAGCATCAGATTCATAGGATTCGACGATGAGATTCGCGAGAACGAGTAGCTCCCCGGCGGACGCGTTAAGTCCCGCAGTACTCCGAAGTTCAGCGTATATGAGGCGGAGGCGATCGGTACGTCGCATCGGTCCAGAGTCTAAGCGTAAACGAACTGCATAATCCTTCCCACCTCTCCCGTCGGTCAAGACCCGTGTGTCGCTCTCCCGCTACCTGTCGATGATCACCGTCATTCCGCCCGCGTTGTTCAGGAGCATTCCCCCTGCTTCCCGCGAGGTGTGACCGTGGCGTTTGTGCCTAACGTTGCCTCTTCTGTCTAACGCGCCGCCGTCGTCGGATGCCGATTTTGGCAGCTACCCTGGTAGCGGCCGGACGGCCGATCGTCGCTCCTACTTCGTTTGTGGAGGTCACTTGGCAGCTCGCTGGGCATAGGCTGCAGATTTTCGCGCGATTTGCGGCTTCTGCCTGGCGCGATAGGACTCACCTTCGATCGTCAGGTCGTAGGAGGCGCTGGCGAAGCGGTCGATGGCGGACTGCGCCCTGAGCGGATCTGCAAAAAGTGCGTGCCATTCGGCCGGATCGCGGTTGGAGGTAATGACGATCGAACCGGCCCTGTGCCGCTCAGTGAGGACCTCGAATGCATCGCGACTCTCGGTCGTGTCCATGACGTCCAGGGCAAAGTCATCGATGATCAGCAAGTCCGGCGCGAGCAGACGGCGCAGCTCGGCGTCGTAGGAGTTGTCGAGCCTGGCGTGCCGCAGCGCCTTGAGCATGCGGTCACCTCGTACGACGAGCGTCGAGATACCGCGCCTGGTCGCGATGTGGCCGAGCGCGTGTGCCAGATGCGTCTTGCCGACGCCGGCTGGGCCGACCAGAGTCAGGTTCTGGTGCGCTTCGACAAAGCGCAGCGTTACGATCTCGGCGAGCAGCTCGCGGTCGTATACGACTGCAGCGGTATCGTCCCAGGCTTCCATGCGCATGTCCTGGTCGAGGCCGGCGCGGTCGGCGCGGAACCGCACGGGTTACTCTGGCGGCGATTGCTCTCGTCACTGAGCACCACGAGCAGGAAATCCTGGTGCGGCATCTTGCTCGTGCGGGCCTGGGCAAGTCGCTCCGGCAGCGTGTCGAGCAGGCGTGACAGACGCAGGCCCTTGAGCACGGTCCTTAAGTCCTTGGATATGACATCACTCACGACTCGGGTTCTCCTTTGCGGCTGCGACGCGACTTCAGCGGCAGCGCGTACTGGGCCGGGTCGCGCAGGTAGCGCGCGATAGGAATGACGGTGGCTCGTTTCGGTGTCGTGGCGGGCGGCGGCGGTGACGGCTGCTCGAGCATGCGCCGCAGGCGCCGGACGTCGATCATGTCGAACGTGATTGCGATCCCGCAGACTTCGGCCACAGCGTCGGCTCCGTACTTGGTGACGAGCGAGAGCAGCCCTCTGACCTGCCGCATGCGCGCCCACGGCAGCGGAGATTCGAGCAACAGGCTTGCGTACTGGCCTATGACTGGTCCGTGCTCTGCCGCCTGCGAGCGCAGGAAGTCGACGTCGCGCATTGCGTAGGCCGTTTTCTCCGGGGGAAAGTCCGCCGCGTCGATCGACTTGTGGCCGGGCTCGACTCGGCTGTGGACCTTGACGACGCGTCCCCGATCGTAGAAGCGCACGGTCTTGGAGTCGGCGCGCGCACGCAGCTTCATACCGATGTACTTGGTCGGCAGGCTGTAAAGGCCTCGTGCGACCGAGGCCAGGTGGTCGGCGGGCACCTTCGGATCGCACCACAGCGGGATGTCGTAGGGCGACTCGGGCGCAGGGAGCAGGCATGACTGCTCCACGGCCAGGAAATGCTCCTTGGGCATGCGGCCGGTCGAGCTGTGGCGGCGCATGCCGTACTCGTGCTCGCACCACAGGAGCCCGCGGTCACGAGCCGCGGCCAGGTCGCGGATCACTTCGCCCGCGTAGCAGTCGTCGCGCACGTCGCGCACACTTCGCGTCCTTTCACCCGACGACAATTACTTCTTTCAGTTCCTGCAGTCCCGAACCGCCTGGCGGTCGGCAAGCTGATTCCGGCTGCCGCAGCCGCCGCTTCCTCGCTTTGCCCCTGCTTTCGCCGTCGTCTCAGGAGCTTTACCTGCATGCGACGGCATTGGGCCACTTCGCCGATCGCACGACAGGCGGGCGGCGATGCGTGATCAGCGGGCGCAAGGCCCAGCCGGCCGCCCGCCCGCACGTCCCGTGTGCGAAGAGCCAAGGACAAAGGCCGCGTCGACTTCACGGTCAGCTGTTCCTTGGTCCGGCCGCCCGCTCGACATCGCACAGCCGGTAGCTTCGGCCCGAGATATTGAGCACCTTCGAGCGGTGCAGCAGGCGGTCGAGGATGGCGGTTGCCAGGACCTCGTCACCTGCGAAGAGCTCAGGCCACTCGCGGATGCCCTTGTTCGTCGTAATCAGCGTCGAGCCGCGCCCGTAGCGGTGGGCCACGAGGCGGAAGAACAGGCTGGCCTCCTGGCGGCTCATGGGTTCGAAGCCCATCTCGTCGATGATGAGCAGCGCCACCTTTATGTGCTGTCGCTGACGCAGCTAGCGCGACACGCCATCCTCGCCGTAAGGCGACAGCCAGTTTCGCGCACCCTCTGACCTGACGCCGCGGCGGCCTCCGGCCAGATTCCCGCATCCGCGGGAGGTGGCTGGGCGGTGAAGCTGGGCGTCGACGCGAGGGTAACGAGGAGGCATCTGGCAGAGTTGGGGACGGGCAGCCGGCAGATCGCACGGCTGCTGGGCGTCTCCGAGAGCACGGTCCGCTATCACCTGGCCCGGCAGGCCGCCGGCGCCAGCGACCGGCGCGCCGACCAGCCGCAGCGCGCCGCAGGCGTGGCCGAAGCGATCACGCAGTACGTGGAATC carries:
- a CDS encoding ATP-binding protein, whose amino-acid sequence is MRFRADRAGLDQDMRMEAWDDTAAVVYDRELLAEIVTLRFVEAHQNLTLVGPAGVGKTHLAHALGHIATRRGISTLVVRGDRMLKALRHARLDNSYDAELRRLLAPDLLIIDDFALDVMDTTESRDAFEVLTERHRAGSIVITSNRDPAEWHALFADPLRAQSAIDRFASASYDLTIEGESYRARQKPQIARKSAAYAQRAAK
- a CDS encoding ATP-binding protein, which gives rise to MRQRQHIKVALLIIDEMGFEPMSRQEASLFFRLVAHRYGRGSTLITTNKGIREWPELFAGDEVLATAILDRLLHRSKVLNISGRSYRLCDVERAAGPRNS
- a CDS encoding sigma factor-like helix-turn-helix DNA-binding protein, yielding MKLGVDARVTRRHLAELGTGSRQIARLLGVSESTVRYHLARQAAGASDRRADQPQRAAGVAEAITQYVES